From Streptomyces sp. NBC_00237, a single genomic window includes:
- the murA gene encoding UDP-N-acetylglucosamine 1-carboxyvinyltransferase has translation MTGTDDVLLVHGGTPLEGEIRVRGAKNLVPKAMVAALLGSGPSRLRNVPDIRDVRVVRGLLQLHGVTVRPGEEPGELVLDPSHVESANVADIDAHAGSSRIPILFCGPLLHRLGHAFIPGLGGCDIGGRPIDFHFEVLRKFGATIEKRADGQYLEAPQRLRGCKIRLPYPSVGSTEQVLLTAVLAEGVTELSNAAVEPEIEDLICVLQKMGAIISMDTDRTIRVTGVDKLDGYTHRALPDRLEAASWASAALATEGNIYVRGAQQRSMMTFLNTYRKVGGAFEIDDEGIRFWHPGGALKSIALETDVHPGFQTDWQQPLVVALTQATGLSIVHETVYESRLGFTSALNQMGAQIQLYRECLGGSDCRFGQRNFLHSAVVSGPTKLQGADLVIPDLRGGFSYLIAALAAQGTSRVHGIDLINRGYENFMDKLEKLGAKVELPGGALV, from the coding sequence ATGACCGGCACAGACGATGTACTGCTTGTCCACGGCGGCACCCCGCTGGAGGGCGAGATCCGCGTCCGCGGCGCCAAGAACCTCGTCCCCAAGGCGATGGTCGCGGCCCTCCTCGGCAGCGGCCCGAGCAGACTGCGCAATGTGCCCGACATCCGCGACGTACGCGTCGTACGCGGGCTCCTCCAACTCCACGGCGTGACGGTCCGCCCCGGCGAGGAGCCGGGCGAACTCGTCCTGGACCCCTCGCACGTCGAGTCCGCGAACGTCGCCGACATCGACGCGCACGCGGGCTCCTCGCGCATCCCGATCCTCTTCTGCGGCCCGCTGCTGCACCGTCTGGGCCACGCGTTCATCCCGGGTCTGGGCGGCTGCGACATCGGCGGACGGCCCATCGACTTCCACTTCGAGGTGCTGCGCAAGTTCGGCGCGACCATCGAGAAGCGGGCGGACGGCCAGTACCTGGAGGCCCCGCAGCGGCTGCGCGGCTGCAAGATCCGCCTCCCGTACCCCTCCGTCGGCTCGACCGAGCAGGTCCTGCTCACCGCCGTCCTCGCCGAGGGCGTCACCGAGCTCTCGAACGCGGCCGTCGAACCCGAGATCGAAGACCTGATCTGCGTCCTGCAGAAAATGGGCGCGATCATCTCGATGGACACCGACCGCACCATCCGCGTCACCGGCGTCGACAAGCTCGACGGCTACACGCACCGCGCGCTCCCGGACCGCCTGGAAGCGGCTTCCTGGGCCTCGGCCGCGCTCGCCACCGAGGGCAACATCTACGTGCGCGGCGCCCAGCAGCGCTCGATGATGACCTTCCTGAACACCTACCGCAAGGTCGGCGGCGCGTTCGAGATCGACGACGAGGGCATCCGCTTCTGGCACCCCGGCGGCGCCCTGAAGTCCATCGCCCTCGAAACGGACGTCCACCCCGGCTTCCAGACCGACTGGCAGCAGCCCCTGGTCGTCGCCCTCACCCAGGCCACGGGCCTGTCCATCGTCCACGAGACGGTCTACGAGTCCCGCCTCGGCTTCACCTCCGCGCTCAACCAGATGGGCGCGCAGATCCAGCTCTACCGCGAGTGCCTCGGCGGCTCCGACTGCCGCTTCGGCCAGCGCAACTTCCTGCACTCGGCGGTCGTCTCGGGCCCGACCAAGCTCCAGGGCGCGGACCTGGTCATCCCCGACCTGCGCGGCGGCTTCTCGTACCTGATCGCGGCCCTCGCCGCCCAGGGCACGAGCCGCGTGCACGGCATCGACCTGATCAACCGAGGCTACGAGAACTTCATGGACAAGCTCGAAAAGCTCGGCGCGAAGGTCGAACTGCCGGGCGGCGCACTCGTCTGA
- a CDS encoding YqgE/AlgH family protein, translating into MTEVSSLTGRLLVATPALADPNFDRAVVLVIDHDEAGSLGVVLNRPTAVGVDQILAPWAGLAGAPGVVFRGGPVSQDSALGVAVVPGADPVGERVGVGPMGWRRVHGAIGLVDLDAPPELLAAALGSLRIFAGYAGWGPGQLEDELNEGAWYVVESEPGDVSSPRPEGLWREVLRRQRSGLAMIATYPDDPSLN; encoded by the coding sequence ATGACGGAGGTGTCCTCGCTCACAGGGCGGCTGCTGGTGGCGACCCCGGCACTCGCGGACCCGAACTTCGACCGTGCCGTGGTGCTGGTCATCGACCACGACGAGGCCGGGTCGCTCGGTGTCGTACTGAACCGGCCGACGGCGGTGGGGGTCGATCAGATCCTCGCGCCGTGGGCCGGGCTTGCGGGTGCGCCCGGGGTGGTCTTCCGGGGCGGCCCGGTCTCGCAGGACTCGGCGCTGGGGGTGGCGGTCGTGCCGGGGGCGGACCCGGTGGGGGAGCGGGTGGGGGTCGGCCCCATGGGGTGGCGCAGGGTGCACGGGGCGATCGGTCTGGTCGACCTGGACGCGCCGCCGGAGCTGCTGGCGGCGGCGCTGGGCTCGCTGCGGATCTTCGCGGGGTACGCGGGGTGGGGTCCCGGGCAGCTGGAGGACGAGCTGAACGAGGGGGCCTGGTACGTGGTCGAGTCGGAGCCCGGTGACGTGTCCTCGCCTCGGCCGGAGGGGCTGTGGCGGGAGGTGCTGAGGCGGCAGCGGAGCGGGCTGGCGATGATCGCGACGTATCCGGACGATCCTTCGCTGAACTGA
- a CDS encoding DUF3039 domain-containing protein encodes MSTLEPEPERGAGTGTLVEPVPQTSRGDGDHERFAHYVQKDKIMASALEGTPVVALCGKVWVPGRDPKKYPVCPMCKEIFESLGDKGGKGGKDGKGDKK; translated from the coding sequence ATGAGCACTCTTGAGCCCGAGCCCGAGCGCGGGGCAGGTACGGGGACACTGGTCGAGCCGGTTCCGCAGACGTCGCGCGGCGACGGGGACCACGAGCGTTTTGCGCACTACGTCCAGAAGGACAAGATCATGGCGAGCGCCCTGGAGGGCACTCCCGTCGTGGCGCTCTGCGGCAAGGTGTGGGTCCCGGGGCGCGACCCGAAGAAGTACCCGGTCTGCCCGATGTGCAAGGAGATCTTCGAATCCCTTGGCGACAAGGGTGGCAAGGGCGGTAAGGACGGCAAGGGCGACAAGAAGTAG
- a CDS encoding extracellular solute-binding protein, translating to MKRIVRTSLPAAALVLTGVLAAGACAPQTSGGGGAKSDEKSGTLRVWLFQEVANDPKKKVVDAAVAAFEKAHSGAKVEVEYIPVDTRAQRIKAAFNDPKSAPDVIEYGNTDTAGYVRDGGLADVSAEFGAWNEARDTDPTARQSVTVDGKVYGAPLFVGVRALYYRTDVLKEAKVEVPTTQAELIAAAKALHKAKPDMYGLAVGGAYTYGALPFVWANGGELATGSGSSYKSAINTEASRKGISAYTSLFGDDNCPAAKCAKMGGNDTVTAFASGKAAMAIGGDFSHAAVEAGAVQGKYAVVPLPGTEKGSVAPAFAGGNNIGVLKSTSRRTLAVDLMKSLTSKKTQGELFDAMGFLPTFSDVRAAAAQRKPYVAPFVKTLDAGTKFVPASPGWGQIDASLVLPTMFQQIVSGKSDVVKASDEAAKKMDEAFGAAAK from the coding sequence ATGAAGCGCATCGTCCGAACTTCCCTGCCCGCGGCGGCACTTGTCCTGACCGGTGTGCTGGCGGCGGGCGCCTGCGCCCCGCAGACCTCCGGCGGAGGCGGCGCCAAGAGCGACGAGAAGAGCGGCACGCTCCGGGTCTGGCTGTTCCAGGAAGTCGCCAACGACCCCAAGAAGAAGGTCGTCGACGCCGCCGTTGCCGCCTTCGAGAAGGCGCACTCCGGCGCGAAGGTCGAGGTGGAGTACATCCCCGTCGACACCCGCGCCCAGCGCATCAAGGCGGCCTTCAACGACCCGAAGAGCGCCCCCGACGTGATCGAGTACGGCAACACCGACACCGCCGGATACGTCCGCGACGGCGGACTCGCCGACGTGAGCGCCGAGTTCGGTGCGTGGAACGAGGCCAGGGACACCGACCCGACCGCCAGGCAGTCCGTCACCGTCGACGGCAAGGTCTACGGGGCGCCGCTCTTCGTCGGTGTGCGCGCGCTCTACTACCGTACGGACGTACTGAAGGAGGCCAAGGTCGAAGTGCCCACGACCCAGGCCGAGTTGATAGCCGCCGCGAAGGCGCTGCACAAGGCGAAGCCGGACATGTACGGGCTCGCGGTGGGCGGCGCGTACACCTACGGCGCGCTGCCCTTCGTGTGGGCGAACGGCGGCGAACTCGCCACCGGCAGCGGCTCCTCGTACAAGTCCGCCATCAACACCGAGGCGTCCCGCAAGGGCATCAGCGCGTACACCTCGCTCTTCGGCGACGACAACTGCCCCGCCGCCAAGTGCGCCAAGATGGGCGGCAACGACACCGTGACGGCCTTCGCCTCCGGCAAGGCGGCCATGGCGATCGGCGGCGACTTCAGCCACGCGGCCGTCGAGGCGGGCGCGGTGCAGGGCAAGTACGCGGTCGTGCCGCTGCCGGGCACCGAGAAGGGCTCCGTCGCACCGGCGTTCGCGGGCGGCAACAACATCGGCGTACTGAAGTCGACTTCGCGCCGGACCCTCGCCGTCGACCTGATGAAGTCGCTGACCTCGAAGAAGACGCAGGGCGAGCTGTTCGACGCGATGGGCTTCCTGCCGACCTTCAGCGATGTGCGGGCGGCGGCGGCGCAGCGGAAGCCCTATGTGGCGCCGTTCGTGAAGACGCTCGACGCGGGCACCAAGTTCGTTCCCGCGTCGCCCGGTTGGGGGCAGATCGACGCGTCGCTCGTCCTGCCGACGATGTTCCAGCAGATCGTCAGCGGCAAGAGCGACGTCGTGAAGGCGTCCGACGAGGCGGCGAAGAAGATGGACGAGGCGTTCGGAGCGGCCGCCAAGTGA
- a CDS encoding carbohydrate ABC transporter permease → MEKGGSAPAGRGGGTPRGASRRTPSPRGRAGWTPWLYLAPALVVLAGLLLYPIYQLGLISFLEYTQAQVSGGEPTTFQGLGNYATLFSDGQFWQVLGATVVFAAACVVTTLAVGCALAVLLTRVRALPRLALMLAALGAWATPAITGSTVWVFLFDPDYGPVNRLFGLGDFSWTYGRYSAFALVLLEVVWCSFPFVMVTVYAGIRAIPGEVLEAAALDGASQWKIWRSVMAPMLRPILVVVTIQSIIWDFKVFTQIYVMTGGGGIAGQNLVLNVYAYQKAFASSQYSLGSAIGVVMLLILLAVTLVYLRLMRRQGEEL, encoded by the coding sequence GTGGAGAAGGGCGGGTCCGCTCCGGCGGGACGCGGGGGAGGGACGCCGCGCGGTGCGTCGCGTCGTACCCCCTCGCCGCGCGGGCGTGCCGGGTGGACGCCGTGGCTCTACCTCGCCCCCGCCCTCGTCGTCCTCGCGGGGCTCCTGCTCTATCCGATCTATCAACTTGGCCTGATTTCGTTCCTCGAATACACCCAGGCCCAGGTCAGCGGAGGCGAACCCACCACTTTCCAGGGCCTCGGCAACTACGCGACGCTCTTCAGCGACGGGCAGTTCTGGCAGGTGCTGGGCGCGACGGTGGTCTTCGCCGCCGCCTGCGTCGTCACGACGCTGGCGGTCGGCTGCGCGCTGGCGGTCCTGCTGACGCGGGTGCGGGCGCTGCCCCGGCTCGCGCTGATGCTGGCGGCGCTCGGCGCGTGGGCGACACCGGCGATCACCGGGTCCACCGTCTGGGTGTTCCTCTTCGACCCGGACTACGGGCCGGTCAACCGGCTGTTCGGCCTCGGCGACTTCTCCTGGACGTACGGCCGCTACAGCGCCTTCGCGCTCGTACTCCTCGAAGTGGTCTGGTGTTCCTTCCCGTTCGTGATGGTCACCGTGTACGCGGGGATCCGGGCGATCCCGGGCGAGGTGCTGGAGGCGGCGGCGCTGGACGGGGCGTCGCAGTGGAAGATCTGGCGGTCCGTCATGGCGCCGATGCTGCGGCCGATCCTGGTGGTCGTGACGATCCAGTCGATCATCTGGGACTTCAAGGTCTTCACGCAGATCTACGTGATGACGGGCGGCGGCGGCATCGCGGGACAGAACCTCGTGCTGAACGTGTACGCCTACCAGAAGGCGTTCGCCTCCTCGCAGTACAGCCTCGGCTCGGCGATCGGGGTGGTGATGCTGCTGATCCTGCTGGCGGTGACGCTCGTGTACTTGCGGTTGATGAGGCGTCAGGGGGAAGAGCTGTGA
- a CDS encoding carbohydrate ABC transporter permease, producing MSAVDAVGRRFRVRRPWRLAAEASALLIAVVVAFPLYWMVLSAFKPAGEVQSTEAKPWTLSPSLDSFRRVFAQEDFGRYFLNSLLVAGSVVVLSALIAFLAATAVTRFRFRFRTTLLIMFLVAQMVPVEALTIPLFFLMRDFGQLNTLGSLILPHLAFSLPFAVWMLRGFVKAVPEALEEAAYLDGASRSRFLWQILFPLVFPGLVATSVFSFISTWNDFLFAKTFLISDVSQSTLPMALLVFFKPDENDWGGIMAASTVMTLPVLVFFVLVQRRLVSGLGGAVKD from the coding sequence GTGAGCGCGGTTGATGCGGTGGGGCGTCGTTTCCGGGTGCGGCGGCCGTGGCGGCTCGCGGCGGAGGCGTCGGCGCTGCTGATCGCCGTCGTGGTGGCGTTCCCGCTGTACTGGATGGTGCTGTCGGCCTTCAAGCCGGCGGGGGAGGTGCAGTCGACGGAGGCGAAGCCCTGGACGCTGTCGCCGTCGCTGGACTCCTTCCGGCGGGTCTTCGCGCAGGAGGACTTCGGGCGGTACTTCCTCAACAGCCTGCTGGTGGCGGGCTCCGTGGTGGTGCTCTCGGCGCTGATCGCGTTCCTGGCGGCGACGGCGGTGACCCGGTTCCGCTTCCGGTTCCGCACCACTCTGCTGATCATGTTCCTGGTGGCGCAGATGGTGCCGGTCGAAGCGCTGACCATCCCCCTCTTCTTCCTGATGCGGGACTTCGGGCAGCTCAACACCCTCGGCTCGCTGATCCTGCCGCACCTCGCCTTCTCGCTGCCCTTCGCGGTGTGGATGCTGCGCGGCTTCGTGAAGGCGGTCCCGGAGGCGCTGGAGGAGGCCGCGTACCTCGACGGGGCTTCGCGCTCCCGCTTCCTGTGGCAGATCCTCTTCCCGCTGGTCTTCCCGGGGCTCGTCGCGACGAGCGTCTTCTCCTTCATCTCGACCTGGAACGACTTCCTCTTCGCGAAGACCTTCCTGATCAGCGACGTGTCGCAGTCGACGCTGCCGATGGCGCTGCTGGTCTTCTTCAAGCCCGACGAGAACGACTGGGGAGGGATCATGGCAGCGTCGACCGTGATGACCCTTCCCGTGCTCGTGTTCTTCGTACTCGTGCAACGACGCCTGGTCTCGGGACTGGGCGGAGCGGTCAAGGACTGA
- a CDS encoding beta-N-acetylhexosaminidase — protein sequence MDVADLIPAPAAVRQHQEGSVRLDATATVHAAPGTEPTARWLRGVLGAAFGLPLDPAARAEEATVRLRLDESLETEAYRLDIGPDAAVQLTGGSPAGVFWGAQTLRQLLGPRAFRSAPLGEAAAVLPYQRVEDAPRFGWRGMMLDVARHFMPKSDVLRYLDLLAAHKLNVFHFHLTDDQGWRVEIKRHPRLTEVGSWRPRTKWGHRASELWNDTPHGGFYTQDDIREIVAYAHARHITVVPEIDIPGHSQAAIAAYPELGNTDVVDTASLDVWDTWGVNPNILAPTDHVLRFYEEVFEEVLALFPSQFVHIGGDEAPKDQWKQSPAAQARIKELGLADEDELQSWFVRHFDTWLSERGRRLIGWDEILEGGLAPGAAVSSWRGYAGGIAAAKSGHDVVMCPEQQVYLDHRQHGGPDEPVPIGYVRTLEDVYRFEPVPSELSAEEARHVLGTQANVWTEVMENRDRVDYQVFPRLAAFAEVAWSPLPAPAERDFAAFTSRMATHYARLDALGVDYRPPAGPRPQQRRPGVIGRPIEGSPPNV from the coding sequence ATGGACGTGGCAGACCTGATACCGGCCCCGGCGGCGGTGCGCCAGCACCAGGAAGGTTCGGTACGGCTGGACGCGACGGCCACCGTGCACGCCGCACCCGGCACCGAGCCCACCGCCCGCTGGCTGCGCGGGGTGCTGGGCGCGGCGTTCGGCCTGCCGCTGGACCCGGCGGCGCGGGCCGAGGAGGCGACCGTACGGCTGCGGCTGGACGAGTCGTTGGAGACGGAGGCGTACCGGCTGGACATCGGGCCCGACGCCGCCGTGCAGCTCACCGGCGGCAGTCCGGCCGGTGTGTTCTGGGGCGCCCAGACGCTCCGGCAGCTCCTGGGGCCCCGGGCGTTCCGCAGCGCCCCGCTGGGGGAGGCGGCGGCGGTGCTTCCGTACCAGCGCGTCGAGGACGCGCCGCGCTTCGGCTGGCGCGGCATGATGCTGGACGTGGCCCGGCACTTCATGCCGAAGAGCGACGTCCTGCGCTACCTCGACCTGCTCGCCGCGCACAAGCTGAACGTCTTCCACTTCCACCTCACCGACGACCAGGGCTGGCGCGTCGAGATCAAGCGCCACCCCCGGCTCACCGAGGTCGGCTCGTGGCGTCCGCGCACCAAGTGGGGCCACCGGGCGTCTGAGTTGTGGAACGACACCCCGCACGGCGGCTTCTACACCCAGGACGACATCCGCGAGATCGTCGCGTACGCCCACGCCCGGCACATCACCGTCGTCCCCGAGATCGACATCCCGGGCCACTCCCAGGCGGCCATCGCCGCCTACCCGGAACTCGGCAACACCGACGTCGTCGACACCGCCTCCCTGGACGTCTGGGACACCTGGGGCGTCAACCCCAACATCCTCGCCCCGACCGATCACGTCCTGCGCTTCTACGAGGAGGTCTTCGAGGAGGTCCTCGCCCTCTTCCCGTCGCAGTTCGTGCACATCGGCGGCGACGAGGCGCCCAAGGACCAGTGGAAGCAGTCCCCGGCCGCCCAGGCCCGGATCAAGGAACTCGGTCTGGCCGACGAGGACGAGCTCCAGTCCTGGTTCGTCCGGCACTTCGACACCTGGCTCTCCGAGCGCGGCCGGCGCCTGATCGGCTGGGACGAGATCCTGGAGGGCGGCCTCGCCCCGGGCGCCGCGGTGTCCTCCTGGCGGGGGTACGCGGGCGGCATCGCCGCCGCCAAGTCGGGCCACGACGTGGTGATGTGCCCCGAGCAGCAGGTGTACCTGGACCACCGTCAGCACGGCGGCCCCGACGAGCCGGTGCCCATCGGCTACGTCCGCACCCTGGAGGACGTCTACCGCTTCGAGCCCGTGCCGTCGGAGCTCTCGGCGGAGGAGGCCCGGCATGTCCTGGGCACCCAGGCCAACGTGTGGACCGAGGTGATGGAGAACCGCGACCGCGTCGACTACCAGGTCTTCCCCCGCCTCGCCGCCTTCGCCGAGGTCGCCTGGTCGCCCCTCCCCGCCCCCGCCGAACGGGACTTCGCCGCCTTCACGTCCCGGATGGCCACGCACTACGCCCGGCTCGACGCCCTCGGCGTCGACTACCGTCCGCCCGCCGGGCCCAGGCCCCAGCAGCGGCGACCGGGAGTGATCGGACGCCCGATCGAGGGGTCGCCCCCAAACGTGTGA
- a CDS encoding xanthine dehydrogenase family protein subunit M produces MTTHAPQAAQSVTLPASLDEAVAALTAMPAAVPVAGGTDLMAAVNSGHLRPSGLVGLGRISEIRGWQYQDGHALLGAGLTHARMGRPDFAALIPALAAAARAAGPPQIRNAGTLGGNIVTAAPTGDSLPVLAALEATLVVAGPGGQRDIPVSHLLAGREMLEPGELIAFVRAPLLHAPQVFFKATGRTGPGRATASVALVLDPARRGVRCAVGAIAQMPLRPLEAEAWIASLIDWDGERRLAPEACEAFGEYVAAACIPDPPQPADGGEAAPLAPAVLHLRRTVAALARRALGRALS; encoded by the coding sequence TTGACCACGCACGCACCGCAGGCGGCGCAGTCGGTGACGCTGCCCGCCTCGCTCGACGAGGCCGTGGCGGCTCTCACCGCCATGCCTGCCGCCGTGCCCGTCGCGGGCGGCACCGACCTGATGGCCGCCGTGAACTCCGGGCACCTGCGCCCCTCAGGACTCGTCGGCCTCGGCCGGATCAGCGAGATCCGGGGCTGGCAGTACCAGGACGGGCACGCCCTCCTCGGCGCGGGACTCACCCACGCCCGCATGGGCCGCCCCGACTTCGCCGCGCTCATCCCCGCCCTGGCCGCCGCCGCCCGCGCGGCGGGCCCGCCGCAGATCCGCAACGCCGGAACCCTCGGCGGCAACATCGTCACCGCCGCCCCGACCGGCGACTCCCTGCCGGTCCTGGCCGCTCTAGAAGCGACCCTGGTCGTCGCGGGCCCCGGCGGCCAGCGCGACATCCCCGTCTCCCACCTGCTGGCCGGGCGGGAGATGCTGGAGCCCGGCGAGCTCATCGCCTTCGTCCGCGCGCCCCTGCTGCATGCCCCGCAGGTCTTCTTCAAGGCCACCGGCCGCACCGGCCCCGGCCGCGCCACGGCCTCGGTCGCCCTCGTCCTGGACCCGGCCCGGCGCGGCGTGCGCTGCGCGGTGGGCGCCATCGCGCAGATGCCGCTGCGTCCGCTGGAGGCCGAGGCGTGGATCGCCTCGCTGATCGACTGGGACGGCGAGCGCCGTCTCGCCCCGGAGGCATGCGAGGCGTTCGGCGAGTACGTCGCCGCCGCCTGCATCCCGGACCCGCCCCAGCCCGCCGACGGGGGAGAGGCCGCACCACTGGCCCCCGCCGTACTGCACTTGCGGCGCACGGTCGCCGCGCTGGCCCGACGAGCACTGGGGAGGGCGCTGTCGTGA
- a CDS encoding 2Fe-2S iron-sulfur cluster-binding protein, translating into MTDNTDRTDHTEQTEQAEQAGTTGNTGNTAAPGTPGGANTGHTGHTGPGHQPPHVPAPPGLASHGWQPTPQSGEYDADATAFVQLPEGFDFSGGTGSPLAAPGHDYVPPHITAPLETGTWNVHLHQEPQPYQPHPHDAQHQSSQPYQAPPLAPPFPPLPPHDPQGRGDGVHGSQEHGTQVHGRHGHGVQPQRPSAATGWPDAGHDAGATSQWNFTEALDATSPAAPASAPGNGADSSLGAGTSTGQWAMPFADEESRDDSGEYPAFGAAASAPDAKGAPDASGDQGGSGEQGGSGDHGGSGDHGGSGDHGGPDEHGESAGATGPSGEGTPGAPAGTGHSSTGPVISATPWQTSSAPSTLPGGAPAPWAIPAAQPVGTAESDSATGTPAAGTHLPAPGSGSLPDASPAFATEDVPAASGAATDGSERIAAPDAPASEAPASGASAPEASAEAPAAEAAETSGVPEPQPTEDSETAAADVADSTDGDSDDGDPDDGELGTDGASGRTAADPGAESGTDAEPGTETAAAPDTLTGEATAAGAGAVGHGTEHGPGFGFAPAPESGFEPSYAAPHEPAPFHDAPSEHPSASYVLRVNGADRPVTDAWIGESLLYVLRERLGLAGAKDGCSQGECGACAVQVDGRLVASCLVPAATTAGSEVRTVEGLATDGEPSDVQRALANCGAVQCGFCIPGMAMTVHDLLEGNHAPTELETRQALCGNLCRCSGYRGVLEAVRDVVAEREASAEAATGHTPDEARIPHQAPPGAGSAQHTLHHPHDGGMA; encoded by the coding sequence GTGACGGACAACACCGACCGCACCGACCACACGGAACAGACCGAACAGGCCGAACAGGCCGGAACCACGGGGAACACCGGCAACACGGCCGCCCCGGGTACGCCCGGCGGCGCGAACACCGGGCACACCGGTCACACCGGCCCCGGCCATCAGCCTCCGCACGTACCGGCTCCCCCCGGTCTCGCCTCCCACGGCTGGCAGCCGACGCCGCAGAGCGGCGAGTACGACGCCGACGCCACGGCGTTCGTCCAGCTGCCCGAGGGCTTCGACTTCAGCGGCGGTACCGGCTCTCCGCTCGCCGCGCCCGGCCACGACTACGTGCCCCCGCACATCACGGCCCCGCTGGAGACCGGCACCTGGAACGTCCACCTCCACCAGGAACCGCAGCCCTACCAGCCGCACCCCCACGACGCCCAGCACCAGTCGTCGCAGCCCTACCAGGCCCCACCGCTCGCACCTCCCTTCCCGCCGCTCCCGCCGCACGACCCGCAGGGCCGGGGCGACGGGGTACACGGCTCCCAGGAGCACGGCACCCAGGTACACGGCCGCCACGGGCACGGCGTTCAGCCCCAACGGCCGTCGGCCGCCACGGGCTGGCCGGACGCGGGCCACGACGCCGGTGCCACCAGCCAGTGGAACTTCACCGAGGCCCTCGACGCCACCTCACCCGCCGCTCCTGCTTCCGCCCCCGGGAACGGTGCCGATTCCTCCCTCGGTGCCGGTACGTCCACGGGGCAGTGGGCGATGCCGTTCGCGGACGAGGAGTCCCGGGACGACTCGGGCGAGTACCCGGCGTTCGGTGCCGCAGCGTCGGCCCCCGACGCGAAGGGCGCACCGGACGCGTCCGGTGACCAGGGCGGGTCTGGCGAGCAGGGTGGGTCCGGTGACCACGGTGGGTCCGGTGACCACGGTGGGTCTGGTGACCACGGTGGGCCTGATGAGCACGGTGAGTCCGCCGGGGCGACTGGTCCGTCGGGCGAGGGAACCCCCGGGGCCCCGGCCGGTACGGGCCACTCCTCGACCGGCCCGGTGATCTCGGCCACGCCCTGGCAGACATCGAGCGCTCCCTCGACCCTTCCCGGCGGCGCACCCGCGCCCTGGGCCATCCCGGCCGCGCAGCCCGTCGGCACGGCCGAGTCGGACTCCGCGACCGGAACCCCTGCCGCCGGTACGCACCTCCCGGCTCCCGGCTCCGGATCGCTCCCGGATGCTTCCCCGGCCTTCGCCACGGAGGACGTCCCCGCCGCCTCCGGCGCAGCGACCGACGGCTCCGAGCGGATCGCCGCCCCCGACGCTCCCGCGTCAGAGGCACCCGCGTCCGGGGCTTCCGCTCCCGAGGCCAGCGCGGAGGCTCCGGCCGCCGAGGCCGCGGAAACCTCCGGGGTGCCCGAACCCCAGCCCACCGAGGACTCCGAAACCGCTGCCGCCGACGTCGCCGACTCCACCGACGGCGACTCCGACGACGGTGACCCTGACGACGGCGAACTCGGAACCGACGGCGCCTCCGGTCGAACCGCTGCCGATCCCGGTGCGGAGTCCGGCACAGACGCGGAACCCGGTACCGAGACGGCCGCCGCCCCGGACACACTCACCGGCGAAGCGACAGCAGCAGGCGCCGGGGCCGTCGGACACGGCACCGAGCACGGCCCCGGCTTCGGTTTCGCCCCCGCTCCGGAGTCGGGCTTCGAGCCGTCCTACGCCGCCCCGCACGAGCCCGCCCCCTTCCACGACGCACCCAGCGAGCACCCCAGCGCCTCCTACGTGCTGCGGGTCAACGGTGCCGACCGGCCCGTCACCGACGCCTGGATCGGCGAGTCGCTCCTCTACGTGCTGCGCGAACGCCTCGGCCTGGCCGGTGCCAAGGACGGCTGCTCCCAGGGCGAGTGCGGGGCCTGCGCGGTCCAGGTCGACGGACGCCTCGTCGCCTCCTGCCTGGTGCCCGCCGCCACCACCGCGGGCTCCGAGGTCCGCACCGTCGAGGGCCTGGCCACCGACGGCGAACCCTCCGACGTCCAGCGGGCGCTCGCCAACTGCGGGGCCGTCCAGTGCGGCTTCTGCATCCCCGGCATGGCGATGACCGTCCACGACCTCCTCGAAGGCAACCACGCGCCGACCGAGCTGGAGACCCGGCAGGCCCTGTGCGGCAACCTGTGCCGTTGCTCCGGCTACCGCGGTGTCCTGGAAGCCGTACGGGACGTCGTCGCCGAGCGCGAGGCCAGCGCGGAGGCCGCCACCGGCCACACCCCGGACGAGGCGCGCATCCCGCACCAGGCACCCCCTGGCGCGGGCAGCGCCCAGCACACCCTTCACCACCCGCACGACGGAGGCATGGCGTGA